A segment of the Candidatus Nitrososphaera gargensis Ga9.2 genome:
TATCCTTGGCGCTTCTCTGTTTATCAGGCTGATAGAGTGCCGAGTGGCTTTTAGGATCAGCTCTTGCCTGAGTGGCGTGTACTCGGGCGCCCACTTTGCCGCGTTCTTGAGCATCGCCCTGAGCGGCATGAGAGGGAACACCCAGACAAACACGTTGTGGTGCTTTATCCTATCGATAAACTCAATGCTTCTTATGACGTCCTGCTCGGTCTCTTTTGGCAGGCCGGTCATCATTGATGCAACCGTGAACCAGTGGTTATCGTCCAAGATGCCAAGCGCATCGTCGATCACGTCGGGCCACTCTTCGATAGTGTAGGGCTTGACCTTGCCTGGCATAATATTTTGGACCAGCCGCGGGCTCACTGTTTCAAGGCCGGTCTCGACATACCCGGGATGCTTTTTGTCCAGCTCCATTATTTCAGACATTGCCTTGACTGTCTTGGGGGCAGACTTGATAGTCGAACACGCAAAAAAGTCAGTCGCCACTTGCCTGACGCCGGGGAATTTCTTGACCGACGTAAATAGGTCAACTATGGCTTCGTGGTTCACCTCAAAGCTTCCAAGCTTGCGCCCGTAAAACAGCGCGTCTTCAGAGTGGAGCTCTATCCGCCTGATTCCGTGCCTGACCTCTATCTCCACTTCCTTCAGGATGTTTTCCTTGGGTATGCTGCCGAAAAACAGGAGGTCTGGCGTGCAGAACTGGCAGCCGCGCCCGCAGCCGCGAGTGATTTCCACGACGCCGCCGGTTGACGGCCCCCTGATGATCGGGACCTTGTCAGAGCGCAAAGGCTTGCCTGACGCTGCCCGCTCTGGCAGGACCGCCTCGCCCTTGACTGCGCTTTCAAAAAGCGGGCCGGCTATTGATTCTGCTTCTCCAGAGACGAGGCAGTCGATGCCCCATTCCTTGAACATCTCTGGGTGCTCTTCCAGCTGCCAAATGCCGGGGCCCCCGATTATCAACTTGGAATTGTACCTCTTTAAAAGCGGATTTTTGATAATGTCGCCAAAGGCTGCAGCCGTATATGACGGGGCTGGCCACCAGTTGATCAGGCGGAACAGGCATGCGTTCAGCTGCGACACTGCAGAATAGCCCAGTGGGTCGTGCACGGTCAGGCCTATTGCCTTGGTCTCTGGGCCTATTGCCCTGTCCAGCTTTCTAGGGTCGGCAATGATAACTTCGTCTTTCGTAAAGCCGTATTCTAGGAGTGCAGCTTCTATTTTTCGGAGCGAATATGGGGCGAACTTTAGCCGGCCTTCGTCATCGCTCTGCGTCGGGAAAAAGATGTTTTCCATTATCTCCCTGCTGTACGGCATCTTTGGGTAGTTTGAGGGGATGCAGCCCAGAAAGCCTATCCAGTTAGAGTGGCGAAAATCGCTTACCGCCGTCTTGCTGCCAGAAAGAACAATCTTGTACCCACTGGACAACCTGCATAGAGAATGGTAGGAGGAATTTTATAAGGAATTTGTTGGCCGGCAGATTGGAAGATGGTATACGAGGAAATGGCTCTGCTCCTTGGCAGGCTAGCAGCTAGTTACGCCTTATCTGTGGAGCAGAGGCCGGCGCCATAATTTATTATCAGCCCTCCACGCAGATTTGGCAGTTGGTAAAAGACATCCTGTCGCTCTTTACTGTGCCTGAGAGGACAAAGTCCGGCTACAGCTTTGCAGACACTCCTGTAAAGATTTCATTCAAGGAATCAAATGTCGTCGTCTATGGCGTTCCGCTTGATATCACCACGAGCTTTGGCAAGGGGACGTCCAGAGGCCCGGAGGCAATAAGGCGGGCATCGGCGCGCCAGATCGAGACATTCGTGCTGGACGAAAAGGCGGACATTTACGACCTAGTCGGTATATTCGACCTTGGCGACCTAAAGCTGCCAAAGGCAAAAAAGATGAGGAGCATTGCCAAGGTTCTTGCATACCTTGATTCTAGCATCCCAAAGGTCGTCGCTTCGCTGCGCAATGACAACAAGATTCCAGTAATGCTGGGCGGCGAGCACACGCTGTCGTATTACCAGCTAAAGGCGCTGGCAAAGGAAGAGCCGGTGGTGATACACTTTGACGCG
Coding sequences within it:
- a CDS encoding B12-binding domain-containing radical SAM protein, whose amino-acid sequence is MSSGYKIVLSGSKTAVSDFRHSNWIGFLGCIPSNYPKMPYSREIMENIFFPTQSDDEGRLKFAPYSLRKIEAALLEYGFTKDEVIIADPRKLDRAIGPETKAIGLTVHDPLGYSAVSQLNACLFRLINWWPAPSYTAAAFGDIIKNPLLKRYNSKLIIGGPGIWQLEEHPEMFKEWGIDCLVSGEAESIAGPLFESAVKGEAVLPERAASGKPLRSDKVPIIRGPSTGGVVEITRGCGRGCQFCTPDLLFFGSIPKENILKEVEIEVRHGIRRIELHSEDALFYGRKLGSFEVNHEAIVDLFTSVKKFPGVRQVATDFFACSTIKSAPKTVKAMSEIMELDKKHPGYVETGLETVSPRLVQNIMPGKVKPYTIEEWPDVIDDALGILDDNHWFTVASMMTGLPKETEQDVIRSIEFIDRIKHHNVFVWVFPLMPLRAMLKNAAKWAPEYTPLRQELILKATRHSISLINREAPRILKVLPVWARPPALLALKYVTGMTLHFFKGADEAIARHEDRLNLYKDLQYAHNKEGEAVMHVSSVVNELVKIGGGSTTLLPEEEQNLLQGS